One window from the genome of Amphiprion ocellaris isolate individual 3 ecotype Okinawa chromosome 23, ASM2253959v1, whole genome shotgun sequence encodes:
- the LOC111577214 gene encoding homeobox protein HMX2-like encodes MPGNMSKDDASSRSACLTFTIDNILNLKQQDGGALGSLKEKRASECKNDFQAPYEEVWDVRRRLDGGSQSAVKPRAHGDTPTVPAGSCPDAPSAHNAEDAPQQQQQQQSAAVKKKTRTIFSKRQIFQLEATFDMKRYLSSSERACLASSLQLTETQVKIWFQNRRNKLKRQLSTDTEGPLAAEHFSEAGKNVQLSTFYKDCSLLGGCLLPMPFPVLYPNANAAPYIYFSNSAKYFGLFDGD; translated from the exons ATGCCGGGGAACATGAGCAAAGACGATGCCTCGAGTCGGAGCGCATGTTTGACGTTCACCATAGACAACATCCTTAACCTCAAGCAGCAGGACGGCGGAGCTTTGGGAAGTTTAAAGGAGAAGAGGGCCAGTGAATGTAAAAATGATTTCCAAGCGCCGTATGAGGAGGTGTGGGACGTCCGGAGGAGGCTGGACGGAGGGTCACAGTCTGCAG TGAAGCCCAGAGCCCATGGAGACACACCGACGGTGCCCGCTGGCTCCTGTCCCGACGCGCCGAGTGCGCACAACGCCGAGGACGcgccccagcagcagcagcagcagcagagcgccGCGGTCAAGAAGAAGACCCGCACCATCTTCTCCAAGAGACAGATATTTCAGCTGGAGGCGACTTTTGACATGAAGAGGTACCTGAGCAGCTCGGAGAGGGCTTGCCTCGCCAGCTCCCTGCAGCTCACGGAGACCCAGGTGAAGATCTGGTTCCAGAACCGCCGCAACAAGCTGAAGCGGCAGCTATCCACGGACACGGAGGGGCCGCTGGCCGCCGAGCACTTCTCAGAGGCTGGAAAAAACGTGCAATTATCGACTTTTTACAAAGACTGCAGCTTGCTGGGCGGATGTTTGTTGCCCATGCCCTTCCCCGTCCTGTACCCGAATGCAAACGCTGCGCCTTATATCTACTTCTCTAATAGCGCCAAATACTTTGGCCTGTTTGATGGAGACTGA